DNA sequence from the Gopherus evgoodei ecotype Sinaloan lineage chromosome 3, rGopEvg1_v1.p, whole genome shotgun sequence genome:
TGCCTGCTTTGTACATGAACCAGAACTACAACAAGTTGCAGAATGTCCAGACCCATGGATACAGTAAGAATCTCAGCCAGCTGCCAGCTCCAGCAGCCGCCAATTGGAGCAGACTCCAACTGGTGTCTGCAGTCAATTTGTCCACAGCTAAAGACTCCAAAGCAGTGGTGACATGTGTGGTCATTGTCCTCTCTATCTTAGTTTGCTGTCTCCCCCTAGGGATCTTTTTAGTGCAGGATGTGCTGTCCAGTAATGGTGGTTTCATCCTCTACCAGTTCGAGTTGTGTGGATTTACCctcatttttttcaaatctggattaAATCCTTTTATATATTCCCGGAACAGTGCTGGACTTAGGAGGAGAGTCCTTTGGTGTCTCCAATATTTAGCCCTTGGTTTTTTCTGCTGCAAGCAGAAGACAAGGCTTCGAGCAATGGGCAAAGGGAGCTTGGAAGTCAACAGAAACAAGTCATCTCATCATGAAACCAATTCGGCATACATGTTGTCTCCAAAACCTCAGAAAAAGTTTGTGGATCAAGCTTGTGGTCCTAGTCATTCTAAGGAAAGTGTGTTGAGTCCCAAGGCTTCTGTTGGACATCAGCACTGCGCACAGAGCAGCTCAACCCCCATGAATACCCGCATTGAACCTTATTACAGCATCTATAACAGCAGCCCTTCCCAGGAAGTGAGCACCCCAAATAGCTTACAGCCAGTAAAGTCTACTTTTGGATTTGCCAAATCCTATATTGCCATGCATTATCATACCACTAATGACTTGGTGCGAGATTATGACAGCACTTCAGCTAAACAGATTCCTGTCCCCTCTGTTTAACTTGGAGGATGATGTCAGATAAACTTGTCCACACTTCGTCTGGTTCTCTGTCTccccttgtttgtttttgtttatgatTATTCTAAACTCAAAGGTATAGTGTTTTATCTGATTTTACTATACAGCTGCCAATTTATGAATTACTATTATTGTTAATATTCAGTTTTTTAGAGTTGAACTAAGCAGTAGAATACTGTTTTCATGATATTTTCTTGAAATTGTATGATTTTCCATTAATAAAAAGGGCACCTTTTAAATTTGTACTTGGAATAGTGATATTAGGGTGGTTTTGTTACTAAATTTTATGCTGAACACTGTAAGTGTTGAAAGTGTAGGTTTAATTACATCATGTGGCAAAGTATGTAAAGAAAACAGACTTTGTCAACATTATGGTTTGTTATATATTTGCTGTATTTTTAGGAACATAGAAAACCATGTTTCCAGTGAGTTAGGTGGATGCTTAAGGATTTATCTTGATAATTTAAGTATAAAGTTTGTTTTATTGCAGGAGTTGAAAGCATGAATTATATTCCTATAACAAGTGCCAGACTGAGTAAATTTTTCTGTGGTTCTAacgtgaaatcctggctctactgaagtcaatggaaagttctcactgacttcagtgggaccaggatttcactcctggttAGTTATAAATGGCAGTATATCACTACCTATTAGGGATGATCCTTGCAAAAGGCATTGTGCCTTGTTATATGGTAATCTTAATTTTTGTTACACCTTTATTGTAGGCACTGGTGTCATAAAATACCATTTTAGTGGTATATGGAGAAATTATTTTCAACCGATAAAAGTTAACTTGCAATGCCTAAATGATAAGTTTCACTTGAGGATACAAATGACTATTGCAGTATCACAGTGCTGGCATTTATTGCTAATGCAATAGCCTATGTAATTTTCTACTTTACAAACTGTTACTTGAGGAGCAGTGTTGTTGTTTGGCTTTTTGTCTATGACTTTATATGTATTTGGCAGATTAAAATCTGACATTGCCATCAAATGTGGGTAGAAATTACTAATATCTGGAAGAAACAGAATTACCAAATAATCATAATATTACTACTTTTTCAGATTTTCTTATctactaaaacattttaaaacagtctAGTGATGCATTATTTACCTTGAAGTCAGATTATTTGTTTACTTCTGCATTTTATCTATAGCCCTACATAAGCAACAAAAtatagaaattaaatatttttataatgctGATCATTAGTTTTATTGTATTATGTGTTGTGGAAATCCCTATTGAAACAGAAcagttttagttttaaaataaagtttttacTATTTAATCTGCAGCCAAAATTTTCAGATTGGTGTTCTTAATGTCAATCACTTAAATAAGTGGTCTgtatttcaaaagtgctgaacccTCTGAACTCCTATAGCCTTCAGCAGGAGCTCAGGAGCTCTGAAATAATTAAACCACTTACAAGTTTAGGTGCCTCATTTTAGCCACCCAAGTCTGAAAAAGTTGGCGTCTTTAATTAACAGAATTACGTTGTTCAGTTCCAGGGAAATGATTTATTATTTAGAAATAGAAAAACATCCTTTCATAGTAATGTGAATTGTTTTAGCTGGCTTTTTTCGAAACTAAACTATTTTacactttttcctttgaagaatgTCACTTTAATGAACAATTTTCTTAGTTTGAAGAAAATAAAGTGTAATAATCAGTAATTTAAACATGACATAATTTCTTGCAGTAAGCAATCTAAAGAAATGTAAAGTTGAAATAATTTCAGTGGTTCTTTTCTCCCTACCCAGATATTTTTCTCTGTGAATGAATAACATGGTCCTCGCTAAAGTGATGATAAAATATAACTAACTAAAATGTCTCACGTTTGGTATTTTTTCTGTCTTTGGATTACTCCTTAGCATGATTCCCCATAATTTTTTAGGGTGGATATGATGTTGATCCTGCAGCTCTCACTCAGACACCACACTGATTGCACTAAATGAAAGCTTTACTTGAAAAGGACATTAGGACTGGGTCCTGACTCTGAGAAATGGATGTAGGATTGGGTCCTGTATGTACTTAACTTGCACATCTCCTGTTCTGTACGTCCaaacctcccactgaagtcagcaagagTTGGGGTGTGCAGGTATTGTTAGATCAGGTTTTAAGGTGGTTTGTTTATGCTCCTCAGATTATGCATTTGCTTTGAATCATGTGAGCTCCATAACATGAGTAAAGGTTATGATCACTTTGCTCATAAAAGTAAATGTATTCAATATTTGTGTGATGAGTAAAGTGAGAAAGGGATTGAAatcttttcagaatattttataatgttttttcTTAAGTTAACTGCTGATGTAACTTTGTATtcctaatatttttaaatgtttgcataTCAGATAATAAAATGTAGCATTTCTGAACTTTTAATTGCAATAGGAACACTGTCCAATTTGAGTTGTCCTACATAATATTAAATAACAAAGCATTTTGTGGAGCTGTATGGATGTGGTAAATAGAAAATATATTATGTTGCTGTAATTTTATTGAAGTGATTCCTTAATTTAAGTATCAGGAGTTATTAGAAGATCACAAAATAAGTGATTTTTATCGCCAGTAGtcttatttatttgtactatagTAGTAGCTAACTGGTCCCATCAAATCAGGATACCATTATGCTGGACACTGTACACAGAATAAAACTTGCTTACTTCATAAAAGTGGCAATCTAACTGAGACAAGATGCAGCATGTGAATGGTTAGAGGGGTGGGCCACTCATATTAAGAGATTGAAAAGAATGGAGATGAataagagaggacatgataaaagtataaAAAATACTGTATGGTTTAGAGAAGGTAGATTTGGAGCTACTGTTCTCCTGGTCTGATAACACAAGAAGATGAAACTGAAAGGTGGCATGTCCTTTTTTATAACACAGAATTAGACTGGAGAACTCATAGCTGCATAATGTCATTGAGACCAAGAATCTGCcaagattcaaagagggattggacatttatatgggtaATAAGAATACccagagttataatagttaatgcaagaaattttggaagggatataaaacctcCTGCTTTggcctttaaaatattttctgatttaGAGATTAGGATTAGACCTTCATGGGGGGCAGATTATCCTTACTGTGGGTTTACTTCATCTTCCTCTGACACATCTGATGCTGATCAGTGTTAGAGATGAGATactctgtaaaatatatatatatatgtgtgcgtgtgtatatatatgtgtgtatgtgtatatgtgtatgtatgtatatatatgtgtgtgtgtgtatatatgtgtgtatatgtgtatgtatatatatatatgtgtgtgtatatatgaggAGGAAAATAATAATATTAGTCAGATATGTGCACAGCCAGATGATTTTCAGtcgattaatttattttataaactatAAAATAAATCCTTACTGGTCATTTACCTAGTGGTTATAATTTAACAATTTCTCATAGACTGCGTGGTAAAAATAGACCTGGAGAGGAGACCATCAGGGAGCCAAAATAACATGGCTGTCTGAAGCCTGGGCTTTGAGGGGATAGCAAAACAATTTGCCTTCATCAACCCCCACACTCCCAAACCTACTAAACTCCCCACAAAAAGAGACCATACAGTTGCAGAGGATGGATTCTCCAAGGaattctgaaaatttaaaaagataacTCACTAAGAAGACTGTTTCTGGCTCACAGCGTGGAGAACTCTCTGACTCCAAGTGAACTCATGGCAGCCAAATTAGACAGAAATGTTAGAGCTGAAGAAAATCAAATGGCAACCAAAGCAGGCATTCAGGAGATGATCTCTGAGTTTAAGGCATGAGAGATGATCTGACAATGAAGCTTCTTGCAATAAAGAAGGAAGTTGCTAACTTGGAAGAGCAAGTCACTggcctaagggtacgtctatactacctgccagtTCAGCGGGCAGCAATCAATCTGGGGGGGGTCGATTTATcccgtctagtctagacgcgataaatcaacccccgagctctctcccgtcgactcctgtactccatcgCCGCGAGAGGCACAAGCAGCGTTGACGggagagtggcagcagtcaactcaccacagtgaagacatcacggtgagtaggtctaagcacatcaacttcagctacattattcagatagctgaagctgcgtaacttagatcgttacaccccccaccccccgtgtagaccaggcctaagaaaagcaagtgagagagaaacagagctACAGAACCACATGGCACTGAGGGCGCAGAGAGAGATGCAGCTTAAATTGAACAATATGGAAAGCAGATCAAGAAGGAACAACATCAGAATTAAGAGTATGCCTGAAAACACTGAAGGAGGAAACCCAATCTGATATGTAGAAACTTTAATTGTAGAGTTGTTACATCTAAGCTCTCTGGGAGAGGTATAAGTGGAGAGAGCACTCAGGGCACTGCTCCCCCTGCCTGGgcctcataataataataaaaaactcaGAGACGTAATTGTGAAATTAGCAGCAGAAAAATTTAATTATGAAAAAAGCCAGAGAGCATTCAGAGTTCATACTCAAAGGCTATAAGCTGCACATTTTCCATAATCTCTCTGCCCTAACCTTAAAAAATTGAAGAGAGCTAGAGGAAATTACAGCAATGCTGAGGAGGACAGATAGCTGCTAGAAATGGGGATTCCCATTTAAATTCTCATTCAGCTTCCAAAGTCAGTATTATACAGTAAGAAactttaaacaaggaaaaaatacaaTCCACTTGCTTGTGATAGAAATCAAAATCTCAGACATACAAGAAATCTCTCCAAAGGTAGTAACTAGAGATAAGCTACTGAAAAATTCTTAATAAATGGTGAAACCcaggaaaaagaagaaatggaaagaaaagacAAAAGACTTTAGATGCCATAATGGCAATGGCAGAAGTGAAGGTGAATAAGAGAACTCATATACCTGAGGAGTAATTTAAAGGGACTTCTCAGAAGTCATCAGAAACAAACAGCTGAACAGTAACTGTGTTATTGTTATCAAGAAAATAGTATGACATTTGCTTTATTTGGGATGATCAATAATATCTGTCTTCTGTTAGCCTAATGGTTTAACAAAGCACAGTCATTTGGGGACTGTTTTATAAGTTAAAATGATATTTCTTTTGTGGATTTAGAGTAAGGGGAATGCAAGAGGGGTGGGAACAGAGGAGGCTGGGAAGGGGATTAATACAAGAAATAGATGGAGGTTTACAAACGGACACAAAGCTGTATTCAGGCACACAATCATGAATGCAACATAATTAGAAACAAAAGGTTCATAgacttgtaggactggaagggaccttgagcggtcttctagtccagtcccctgcactctagTTAGgcttaagtattatctagaccaaccCTGAGAActatttgtctaatctgctcttaaaaatattcaatgatggcgattccacaacctccctaggcaatttattctaatacttaactactctgacaggaagtttttcgcaatgtccaacctaaacctatcttgctgcaatttaagcccattgcttttgttctattctcagaggttaagaagaacaattttttgcCCTTATCcatataacaaccttttatgtact
Encoded proteins:
- the GPR75 gene encoding probable G-protein coupled receptor 75, translated to MNLTDRLQHWADQKRLDPFNTSLHLLHSLSGNSTSSSFQGDLQEIIHTATLVTCTFLLAIIFCLGSYGNLIVFLSFFDPAFRKFRTNFDFMILNLSFCDLFICVVTAPMFAFVLFFNSVNGVPDAFCFTFHLTSSGFIIMSLKTVAVIALHRLRMVLGKQPNQTASFPCTLLLTLLLWATSFTLATLATLRTRKSRLCLPMSSLISGEGKIILYLYVSDFICCVAVVSISYIMIAQTLRRNAQVRKCPPIITVDASRPQPFIGPPASEGVEGVQCTVPALYMNQNYNKLQNVQTHGYSKNLSQLPAPAAANWSRLQLVSAVNLSTAKDSKAVVTCVVIVLSILVCCLPLGIFLVQDVLSSNGGFILYQFELCGFTLIFFKSGLNPFIYSRNSAGLRRRVLWCLQYLALGFFCCKQKTRLRAMGKGSLEVNRNKSSHHETNSAYMLSPKPQKKFVDQACGPSHSKESVLSPKASVGHQHCAQSSSTPMNTRIEPYYSIYNSSPSQEVSTPNSLQPVKSTFGFAKSYIAMHYHTTNDLVRDYDSTSAKQIPVPSV